The Polaromonas sp. SP1 DNA window GCGCCCAGTAAAATTTCCCTGAGCGGCCTTTGGCCCTCGTCACCTGGCCGTCAGCCGGCCTCTCTTCTTCCAACCCCCTTCCCCGGATTCCATGTTCAACACCGCAATCTTTTTCCGCATTGCCGACGATTTTGTGCTTCCACCGCTGGAAGCGCTTGAAGAAATTTTCCAGTCCCACCGTTTTGTGCCTTGCGGCGCGACAGAGCCCGAGTCCAGCGGCTGGGTGCCGCCGCGCGGCAACAAGAGCACCGTGCTGCTCGAAAGTGTGGGCCGCCAGCTGATCGCCCGCCTGTGCACCGAGCGCCGCCCCGTGCCGTCGTCCGCCGTCAAGGCTGCGGTGGAAGAGCGCATTGAAAAGTACAAGGAAGAAACCGGCCGCGAGCGCGTCGGCGCCAAGATCAAGAAAGAGTTCAAGCAGGAGGTCATGCTGGACCTGCTGCCGCGCGCTTTTACCAAACGCTCGACGACGACGCTCTGGATCGACATGGCCAACAAGTTCCTGGTGGTCGACGCCGGCAACCTCACCGGCGCCGACAAGATCGTGAGCTACCTGGTGGAAGCGTTGAGCGAGGTGCCCGGCGCCCTGCCCGGCCTGAAAGCCAGCCCGATCCAGACGCAGATGTCCGCCGCGGCGGCGATGTCGCACTGGCTGTCGACCCGCGAAGCGCCATACAACTTCTCGGTCGACCGCGACTGCGAACTCAAGACGCCGGACGACCAGAAATCCACCGTGCGCTATTCACGCCACACGCTGGAAATCGACGAAGTGGCCCAACACATTGCCGCCGGCAAGGTGCCGACGCAACTGGCCATGACGTGGAACGAGCGCGTGTCTTTTGTGCTGACGGAAACCGCGCAACTCAAAAAACTCAAGCTGCTGGATGTGGTGCTGGACGGCGTGCAGGAAAGCGGCAAGGATGACGACGGGTTTGACACCGACGCGGCCATCATCACGGGCGAGCTGTCGTCGCTGATCCCCGACCTGCTGGATGCGCTGGGCGGCGAGCTGGGCGATGAGGAGGCTTCAGGCGAGCCCGAAGCACCGGCCGCGAAGGACCTGGCGCCCGAGCCCGCCTGACCCTGCCCGCGCGGGGGCTCCGGCCCTGGCACTCAGGGTTTTCCGGGGGTTGAGAATGCGGACGGAAAACTTATCTGACCCAATAAGCATCTTGCCGTTCAGGTGGGTGCCGCCCACACCTACACAAGGCCACCACCACCATGCCCAAGCCCCAACACATCGGCATCGTCGGCTGCTCCGCGGAAGGCGCAGCGCTTTGCTACCAAACCATCTGCGCGGAAGGCGCCAAACACCTGGGCCC harbors:
- a CDS encoding recombination-associated protein RdgC, giving the protein MFNTAIFFRIADDFVLPPLEALEEIFQSHRFVPCGATEPESSGWVPPRGNKSTVLLESVGRQLIARLCTERRPVPSSAVKAAVEERIEKYKEETGRERVGAKIKKEFKQEVMLDLLPRAFTKRSTTTLWIDMANKFLVVDAGNLTGADKIVSYLVEALSEVPGALPGLKASPIQTQMSAAAAMSHWLSTREAPYNFSVDRDCELKTPDDQKSTVRYSRHTLEIDEVAQHIAAGKVPTQLAMTWNERVSFVLTETAQLKKLKLLDVVLDGVQESGKDDDGFDTDAAIITGELSSLIPDLLDALGGELGDEEASGEPEAPAAKDLAPEPA